A genomic stretch from Puntigrus tetrazona isolate hp1 unplaced genomic scaffold, ASM1883169v1 S000000472, whole genome shotgun sequence includes:
- the LOC122334029 gene encoding trypsin-2-like isoform X2: protein MKSFVFLVFLYTVSAENQIKIVGGYECEPHSQPWMAFLKANFHKCGGFLINQNWIMSAAHCYDSHIEVRLGKHNIAEDESSEQSILSERAIRHPKFDSSTLDNDIMLIKLSKPVTLNKYVKPLNLPKSCAPPDTACRVSGWGITMNDMVDSDKLQCLNLSIISDHDCNKSYPGLITDSMFCAGYLEGGKGVCQGDSGGPMVCNGEIHGIVSAGGRCSAKDQPAIFTKVCLFNSWITETINTY from the exons ATGAAGTCTTTCGTTTTCCTTGTATTTCTCTACACAGTAT CTGCtgaaaaccaaatcaaaatTGTTGGTGGCTATGAATGTGAGCCTCATTCCCAGCCCTGGATGGCATTTCTTAAAGCAAATTTTCACAAATGTGGTGGATTCCTGATCAATCAGAACTGGATCATGTCGGCCGCCCACTGCTATGACTC CCACATCGAGGTTCGTCTGGGTAAACACAACATTGCTGAGGATGAAAGCAGCGAGCAGTCCATTCTGTCCGAGCGTGCCATCCGTCACCCGAAGTTTGACTCCTCAACCCTTGACAATGACATCATGCTGATCAAGTTGAGCAAACCCGTGACTCTCAATAAGTATGTGAAGCCTTTAAACCTGCCCAAAAGCTGTGCTCCTCCAGACACCGCATGCAGAGTCTCTGGCTGGGGAATCACCATGAACGACA tggTTGATTCTGACAAGCTGCAGTGTCTGAATCTTTCcatcatttctgatcatgatTGTAATAAGTCCTACCCTGGCTTAATCACTGACTCTATGTTCTGTGCTGGATATCTTGAGGGAGGAAAGGGCGTTTGCCAG GGTGACTCAGGTGGTCCTATGGTGTGTAACGGTGAAATACATGGCATTGTGTCAGCAGGTGGCCGGTGTTCTGCAAAAGATCAGCCTGCTATCTTTACCAAG GTCTGCCTGTTTAACTCCTGGATTACTGAGACTATAAACACATACTAA
- the LOC122334016 gene encoding NACHT, LRR and PYD domains-containing protein 5-like isoform X2, translating to MELSQLPLMLLVISNIYSQDTEDKALAVLSVSPQTWLTEGDPVTLICEVNDSSAGWTFSWYTLTLFLSGDTYYFRWLSDSSRGLYTISSAALNHTGMYACRAKRGDTVSYTNYSNTQLIWVTGVSPPVSLIISPSRTQHFTSVSLSLSCEDQSNSRWTVRRYTGWRTRNGCSSMWGLKIGFTCTIRSTGTYYTGVYWCESDSGEKSQPVNITIHSGVILESPVYPVNEGDNLILRCLYQNPTSPNLRADFYKDDSLIQSQTTEMIISTVSKSHEGFYSCKHPERGESPKSWISVTERPKAKVTIKPDQHVFRRERVTLRCDIYAEGVTRWRYSWYKDGSGTVFSDKQEHTFSSVTESDAGKYSCSGSEREGSRTSHISEEVTLTVSVPRTVLSVSPQTWLTEGDPVTLICEVNDSSAGWAFSWFTHNSLSGVSPPVSLIISPSRTQHFTSVSLSLSCEDQSNSTGWTVRRYTDRWGLEDCSSSSSSSSSSSVWGSQTGSTCTIRSTITEDTGVYWCESKSGEKSHPVNITVHQGVILESPVHSVTEGDNLTLRCLYQNVTSLDLRADFYKDESLIQSQTTEMIISTVSKSHEGFYSCKHPERGESPKSWISVTASHSGSQISVLHTFTSVLTVSLYLLVTVVLIYKCCRMRDESMTSRLNLQTESEEHETKNKTVESLWQNETPEPSCVSMKSDQSMPCPIKFSFGDTSVDLSEKPKGPESHTTKNLDYIFMELEQEIMFEIKSELKSFKKILSPDYPDCSERDQYDDEDSNKVREDVLKITLLSLRKMNQTDLANTLQNKLMPVYQEKLRSRLQDKYQRLNEGISNHGDSTRLNEIYTELYITEGGSGEVNNEHEVRQIETVSRRPETQDTPINCNDIFIPSPGQDKPIRTVLTKGVAGIGKTVSVQKFILDWAEGKANQDVHFIFPLPFRELNLMQKNFSLKQLLNHLHPETKEFKSADYDYYKFMFIFDGLDECRLSLDFQNNQNLSDVTEPASVDVLLTNLIKGNLLPSALLWITSRPAAVNQIPPECVDQVTEVRGFNDPQKEEYFRKRINDRSLADRVVTHIRSSRSLFIMCHIPVFCWISATVLERMMGKAESAEIPKTLTQMFTHFLIFQTKLKTQKYDGKYEIDSDKARQTILSLGKLASEQLEKGNLIFYEEDLKESDIDVREVSVYSGVCTQIFREEFGLQLGKVYSFVHLSIQEFLAALFKLLSFSEQNTGLWNEFTSLLKIEVDKALQSENGHWDLFLRFLLGLSLESNQSLLQGLLKKRVSSSDISQETAEYIKQKIRENPSPEKSINLFHCLNELNDCSLEQEVQTYLSRTGDLCLSGVKLSAAQWSALVFVLLNSEEELDEFKLNKYYQSEECLLRLLPVIKASRKADLSSCFITQQGWSALTSALRSNPSHLTELNLSCNYLGDLGVKMLAAVLEDPHCKLDKLQLLDCSIGEEGCAALISALRSNPSYMRELDLSDNKPGDSVVKLLSALLEDPHCKLEKLWLCNCSIGEEGCAALISALSSNSSHITELDLSRNNPGDSGVKLLSALLEDPHCKLKKLWLSYCSIGEEGCAALISALRSNSSHLRELDLRCNNPGNSGVKLCSGLMEDPHCKLKKLNI from the exons GTGTTTCTCCTCCAGTCTCTCTGATCATCAGTCCCAGCAGAACTCAACACTTtacatctgtctctctctctctgagctgtgaGGACCAGAGTAACTCTAGATGGACAGTGAGAAGATACACAGGATGGAGGACACGGAATGGTTGTTCATCAATGTGGGGATTAAAAATAGGATTTACATGTACAATCAGATCCACTGGAACATATTACACAGGAGTGTACTGGTGTGAGTCTGATTCTGGAGAGAAAAGTCAACCAGTTAATATTACTATACACT CTGGTGTGATTCTGGAGAGTCCTGTTTATCCTGTGAATGAAGGAGATAATCTGATTCTACGCTGTTTATATCAAAATCCAACCTCACCAAACCTCAGAGCTGATTTCTATAAAGATGATTCACTCATCCAGAGTCAAACTACAGAGATGATCATCTCTACTGTCTCAAAGTCACACGAGGGTTTCTACTCCTGCAAACACCCAGAGAGAGGAGAGTCACCCAAGAGCTGGATCTCAGTCACAG AAAGGCCAAAAGCCAAAGTGACCATCAAACCTGATCAACATGTATTCAGAAGAGAGAGAGTCACTCTCAGATGTGATATATATGCTGAAGGAGTCACTAGATGGCGGTACAGCTGGTATAAAGATGGTTCAGGCACTGTTTTCAGTGATAAACAGGAACACACATTCAGTTCTGTTACTGAGTCTGACGCAGGTAAATACTCCTGTTCTGGATCAGAGAGAGAAGGATCACGAACATCACACATCAGTGAAGAAGTTACTCTGACAGTatcag ttcCCAGAACAGTGTTAAGTGTTTCTCCACAGACGTGGTTGACTGAAGGAGAtccagtgactctgatctgtgaGGTTAATGACTCGTCTGCAGGCTGGGCATTCAGCTGGTTCACTCATAATAGTTTATCAG GTGTTTCTCCTCCAGTCTCTCTGATCATCAGTCCCAGCAGAACTCAACACTtcacatctgtctctctctctctgagctgtgaGGACCAGAGTAACTCTACTGGATGGACTGTGAGAAGATACACAGACCGATGGGGGCTGGAAGAttgttcatcatcatcatcatcatcatcatcatcatcagtgtgGGGATCACAAACAGGATCTACATGTACAATCAGATCCACCATCACAGAGGACACAGGAGTGTACTGGTGTGAGTCTAAATCTGGAGAGAAAAGTCATCCTGTTAATATCACTGTACACC AGGGTGTGATTCTGGAGAGTCCTGTTCATTCTGTGACTGAAGGAGATAATCTGACTCTACGCTgtttatatcaaaatgtaacCTCATTAGATCTCAGAGCTGATTTCTATAAAGATGAATCACTCATCCAGAGTCAAACTACAGAGATGATCATCTCTACTGTCTCAAAGTCACACGAGGGTTTCTACTCCTGCAAACACCCAGAGAGAGGAGAGTCACCCAAGAGCTGGATCTCAGTCACAG CGTCTCATTCAGGATCTCAGATCTCTGTCCTCCACACATTCACTTCTGTTCTGACAGTTTCTCTATATCTGCTAGTGACAGTCGTGCTGATTTACAAATGCTGCAGGATGAGAG ATGAATCCATGACCTCCAGACTGAATCTCCAGACTGAATCCGAAGAACATGAAACAAAGAATAAGACAGTCGAGAG TCTGTGGCAGAATGAAACACCTGAACCCAGCTGTGTGTCCATGAAGAGTGACCAGTCAATGCCATGTCcaattaaattcagttttggAGACACATCTGTTGATCTGAG tgaAAAACCCAAAGGACCGGAATCACATACAACAAAGAACTTAGACTACATTTTCATG GAGCTTGAGCAGGAAATCATGTTTGAGATAAAGAGTGAGttaaaaagctttaagaaaataCTGAGTCCAGATTACCCAGATTGCTCTGAAAGAGACCAGTATGATGATGAGGATAGTAACAAAGTCAGAGAGGATGTTCTGAAGATAACACTGCTCAGCCTAAGAAAGATGAACCAAACAGACCTTGCTAACACACTACAGAACA AATTGATGCCTGTGTATCAAGAAAAACTCAGATCCAGACTACAGGATAAATATCAAAGACTCAATGAAGGAATTTCCAATCATGGAGACTCAACACGTCTGAATGAGATCTACACAGAGCTGTACATCACAGAGGGAGGCAGTGGAGAGGTCAATAATGAACACGAGGTGAGACAGATTGAGACAGTGTCCAGGAGACCAGAGACACAGGACACACCAATCAACTGTAATGACATATTTATACCCTCACCTGGACAAGACAAACCCATCAGAACTGTGCTGACAAAAGGAGTcgctggaattggaaaaacagtctctgtgcagaagttcattcttGACTGGGCTGAAGGAAAAGCCAACCAGGATGTTCATTTTATCTTTCCACTTCCTTTCAGGGAGCTGAACTTGATGCAGAAAAATTTCAGCCTCAAGCAACTTCTAAATCACCTTCACCCAGAAACCAAAGAATTTAAGTCAGCAGATTATGATTACTACAAATTCATGTTCATATTTGATGGTTTGGATGAGTGTCGACTTAGTCTAGATTTCCAAAACAATCAAAACTTGTCTGATGTAACAGAACCAGCTTCAGTGGATGTGTTGCTGACCAACCTCATCAAGGGCAATCTACTTCCTTCTGCTCTCCTCTGGATCACCTCTCGACCAGCAGCAGTCAATCAGATCCCTCCTGAGTGTGTCGACCAGGTCACAGAGGTGCGAGGATTCAATGACCCTCAGAAGGAAGAATATTTCAGGAAGAGAATAAATGATCGGAGTCTAGCTGATAGAGTCGTCACGCACATCCGATCATCAAGAAGTCTGttcatcatgtgtcacatcccagtcttctgctggatttCAGCCACTGTACTCGAGAGGATGATGGGTAAAGCAGAGAGTGCAGAGATTCCCAAAACTCTCACACAAATGTTTACACACTTCCTGATCTTCCAGACCAAACTGAAGACTCAGAAATATGATGGGAAATATGAAATTGATTCTGATAAGGCTAGACAGACGATTCTGTCTCTAGGAAAACTGGCTTCTGAACAGCTGGAAAAAGGAAACCTGATTTTCTATGAGGAGGACCTGAAAGAGAGTGACATTGATGTCAGAGAAGTGTCAGTGTACTCAGGAGTTTGTACccagatcttcagagaggagtTTGGACTGCAGTTGGGAAAGGTGTACAGCTTTGTTCATCTGAGTATTCAGGAGTTTCTTGCTGCTTTATTCAAGCTGCTGTCCTTTTCTGAACAAAACACAGGACTGTGGAATGAGTTTACAAGTTTACTGAAGATAGAAGTGGACAAGGCCTTACAGAGTGAGAACGGACACTGGGACCTTTTCCTCCGGTTCCTTCTAGGTCTGTCACTAGAGTCTAATCAGTCTCTCTTACAAGGTCTCCTGAAAAAGAGAGTAAGCAGCTCTGATATCAGTCAGGAAACAGCTGAATACATTAAACAGAAGATCAGGGAGAATCCCTCTCCAGAgaaatccatcaatctgttccactgtctgaatgaactgaatGATTGTTCACTAGAGCAGGAAGTCCAAACATACCTGAGCAGAACAGGTGACCTTTGTCTTTCTGGAGTCAAACTATCTGCGGCTCAGTGGTCAGCTCTGGTGTTTGTGCTGTTGAACTCAGAAGAAGAGCTGGATGAgtttaaactgaataaatattatcaGTCAGAAGAATGTCTTCTGAGGCTGCTGCCAGTGATCAAAGCATCTAGAAAGGCTGA TCTTTCCAGTTGTTTTATTACACAGCAAGGTTGGTCTGCTCtgacttcagctctgagatcgaacccctcacacctgacaGAACTAAATCTGAGCTGTAATTATCTAGGAGACTTAGGAGTAAAGATGCTCGCTGCTGTACTGGAGGATCCTCATTGTAAACTGGACAAACTACA GCTGTTGGACTGCAGTATTGGAGAGGAAGGCTGTGCTGCTCTGATTTCAGCTCTTAGATCAAACCCCTCATATATGAGAGAACTGGATCTGAGTGATAATAAACCAGGAGACTCAGTAGTGAAGCTGCTATCTGCCCTACTGGAGGATCCACACTGTAAACTGGAGAAACTATG GCTGTGTAACTGCAGTATTGGAGAGGAAGGCTGTGCTGCTCTGAtttcagctctgagttcaaactCCTCACACATAACAGAACTGGATCTTAGTCGTAATAATCCAGGAGACTCAGGAGTGAAGTTGCTTTCTGCTCTATTGGAGGATCCACACTGTAAACTAAAGAAACTATG GCTGAGTTACTGCAGTATTGGAGAAGAAGGCTGTGCTGCTCTGatttcagctctgagatcaaactcctcacacctgagagaacttGATCTGAGATGTAACAATCCAGGAAACTCAGGAGTGAAGCTGTGTTCTGGTCTAATGGAGGATCCACACTGTAAACTGAAGAAATTAAA TATTTGA
- the LOC122334029 gene encoding trypsin-2-like isoform X1: protein MKSFVFLVFLYTVSAENQIKIVGGYECEPHSQPWMAFLKANFHKCGGFLINQNWIMSAAHCYDSHIEVRLGKHNIAEDESSEQSILSERAIRHPKFDSSTLDNDIMLIKLSKPVTLNKYVKPLNLPKSCAPPDTACRVSGWGITMNDMVDSDKLQCLNLSIISDHDCNKSYPGLITDSMFCAGYLEGGKGVCQVTDGRHSTTFQCIKPNTDITFVIGLHTCLLLKINKIKIFVLILITLRVTQVVLWCVTVKYMALCQQVAGVLQKISLLSLPRSACLTPGLLRL from the exons ATGAAGTCTTTCGTTTTCCTTGTATTTCTCTACACAGTAT CTGCtgaaaaccaaatcaaaatTGTTGGTGGCTATGAATGTGAGCCTCATTCCCAGCCCTGGATGGCATTTCTTAAAGCAAATTTTCACAAATGTGGTGGATTCCTGATCAATCAGAACTGGATCATGTCGGCCGCCCACTGCTATGACTC CCACATCGAGGTTCGTCTGGGTAAACACAACATTGCTGAGGATGAAAGCAGCGAGCAGTCCATTCTGTCCGAGCGTGCCATCCGTCACCCGAAGTTTGACTCCTCAACCCTTGACAATGACATCATGCTGATCAAGTTGAGCAAACCCGTGACTCTCAATAAGTATGTGAAGCCTTTAAACCTGCCCAAAAGCTGTGCTCCTCCAGACACCGCATGCAGAGTCTCTGGCTGGGGAATCACCATGAACGACA tggTTGATTCTGACAAGCTGCAGTGTCTGAATCTTTCcatcatttctgatcatgatTGTAATAAGTCCTACCCTGGCTTAATCACTGACTCTATGTTCTGTGCTGGATATCTTGAGGGAGGAAAGGGCGTTTGCCAGGTAACCGATGGTAGACACAGTACTACGTTTCAATGCATTAAACCAAACACAGACATTACATTCGTTATTGGTCTGCATACATgcttactgttaaaaataaataaaataaaaatatttgtccTTATTCTCATCACACTCAGGGTGACTCAGGTGGTCCTATGGTGTGTAACGGTGAAATACATGGCATTGTGTCAGCAGGTGGCCGGTGTTCTGCAAAAGATCAGCCTGCTATCTTTACCAAG GTCTGCCTGTTTAACTCCTGGATTACTGAGACTATAA
- the LOC122334016 gene encoding NACHT, LRR and PYD domains-containing protein 5-like isoform X1 has product MELSQLPLMLLVISNIYSQDTEGAVLNLSPQTRLTEESTFSRFSTTLPSMVISNNYSQDTEDKALAVLSVSPQTWLTEGDPVTLICEVNDSSAGWTFSWYTLTLFLSGDTYYFRWLSDSSRGLYTISSAALNHTGMYACRAKRGDTVSYTNYSNTQLIWVTGVSPPVSLIISPSRTQHFTSVSLSLSCEDQSNSRWTVRRYTGWRTRNGCSSMWGLKIGFTCTIRSTGTYYTGVYWCESDSGEKSQPVNITIHSGVILESPVYPVNEGDNLILRCLYQNPTSPNLRADFYKDDSLIQSQTTEMIISTVSKSHEGFYSCKHPERGESPKSWISVTERPKAKVTIKPDQHVFRRERVTLRCDIYAEGVTRWRYSWYKDGSGTVFSDKQEHTFSSVTESDAGKYSCSGSEREGSRTSHISEEVTLTVSVPRTVLSVSPQTWLTEGDPVTLICEVNDSSAGWAFSWFTHNSLSGVSPPVSLIISPSRTQHFTSVSLSLSCEDQSNSTGWTVRRYTDRWGLEDCSSSSSSSSSSSVWGSQTGSTCTIRSTITEDTGVYWCESKSGEKSHPVNITVHQGVILESPVHSVTEGDNLTLRCLYQNVTSLDLRADFYKDESLIQSQTTEMIISTVSKSHEGFYSCKHPERGESPKSWISVTASHSGSQISVLHTFTSVLTVSLYLLVTVVLIYKCCRMRDESMTSRLNLQTESEEHETKNKTVESLWQNETPEPSCVSMKSDQSMPCPIKFSFGDTSVDLSEKPKGPESHTTKNLDYIFMELEQEIMFEIKSELKSFKKILSPDYPDCSERDQYDDEDSNKVREDVLKITLLSLRKMNQTDLANTLQNKLMPVYQEKLRSRLQDKYQRLNEGISNHGDSTRLNEIYTELYITEGGSGEVNNEHEVRQIETVSRRPETQDTPINCNDIFIPSPGQDKPIRTVLTKGVAGIGKTVSVQKFILDWAEGKANQDVHFIFPLPFRELNLMQKNFSLKQLLNHLHPETKEFKSADYDYYKFMFIFDGLDECRLSLDFQNNQNLSDVTEPASVDVLLTNLIKGNLLPSALLWITSRPAAVNQIPPECVDQVTEVRGFNDPQKEEYFRKRINDRSLADRVVTHIRSSRSLFIMCHIPVFCWISATVLERMMGKAESAEIPKTLTQMFTHFLIFQTKLKTQKYDGKYEIDSDKARQTILSLGKLASEQLEKGNLIFYEEDLKESDIDVREVSVYSGVCTQIFREEFGLQLGKVYSFVHLSIQEFLAALFKLLSFSEQNTGLWNEFTSLLKIEVDKALQSENGHWDLFLRFLLGLSLESNQSLLQGLLKKRVSSSDISQETAEYIKQKIRENPSPEKSINLFHCLNELNDCSLEQEVQTYLSRTGDLCLSGVKLSAAQWSALVFVLLNSEEELDEFKLNKYYQSEECLLRLLPVIKASRKADLSSCFITQQGWSALTSALRSNPSHLTELNLSCNYLGDLGVKMLAAVLEDPHCKLDKLQLLDCSIGEEGCAALISALRSNPSYMRELDLSDNKPGDSVVKLLSALLEDPHCKLEKLWLCNCSIGEEGCAALISALSSNSSHITELDLSRNNPGDSGVKLLSALLEDPHCKLKKLWLSYCSIGEEGCAALISALRSNSSHLRELDLRCNNPGNSGVKLCSGLMEDPHCKLKKLNI; this is encoded by the exons GTGTTTCTCCTCCAGTCTCTCTGATCATCAGTCCCAGCAGAACTCAACACTTtacatctgtctctctctctctgagctgtgaGGACCAGAGTAACTCTAGATGGACAGTGAGAAGATACACAGGATGGAGGACACGGAATGGTTGTTCATCAATGTGGGGATTAAAAATAGGATTTACATGTACAATCAGATCCACTGGAACATATTACACAGGAGTGTACTGGTGTGAGTCTGATTCTGGAGAGAAAAGTCAACCAGTTAATATTACTATACACT CTGGTGTGATTCTGGAGAGTCCTGTTTATCCTGTGAATGAAGGAGATAATCTGATTCTACGCTGTTTATATCAAAATCCAACCTCACCAAACCTCAGAGCTGATTTCTATAAAGATGATTCACTCATCCAGAGTCAAACTACAGAGATGATCATCTCTACTGTCTCAAAGTCACACGAGGGTTTCTACTCCTGCAAACACCCAGAGAGAGGAGAGTCACCCAAGAGCTGGATCTCAGTCACAG AAAGGCCAAAAGCCAAAGTGACCATCAAACCTGATCAACATGTATTCAGAAGAGAGAGAGTCACTCTCAGATGTGATATATATGCTGAAGGAGTCACTAGATGGCGGTACAGCTGGTATAAAGATGGTTCAGGCACTGTTTTCAGTGATAAACAGGAACACACATTCAGTTCTGTTACTGAGTCTGACGCAGGTAAATACTCCTGTTCTGGATCAGAGAGAGAAGGATCACGAACATCACACATCAGTGAAGAAGTTACTCTGACAGTatcag ttcCCAGAACAGTGTTAAGTGTTTCTCCACAGACGTGGTTGACTGAAGGAGAtccagtgactctgatctgtgaGGTTAATGACTCGTCTGCAGGCTGGGCATTCAGCTGGTTCACTCATAATAGTTTATCAG GTGTTTCTCCTCCAGTCTCTCTGATCATCAGTCCCAGCAGAACTCAACACTtcacatctgtctctctctctctgagctgtgaGGACCAGAGTAACTCTACTGGATGGACTGTGAGAAGATACACAGACCGATGGGGGCTGGAAGAttgttcatcatcatcatcatcatcatcatcatcatcagtgtgGGGATCACAAACAGGATCTACATGTACAATCAGATCCACCATCACAGAGGACACAGGAGTGTACTGGTGTGAGTCTAAATCTGGAGAGAAAAGTCATCCTGTTAATATCACTGTACACC AGGGTGTGATTCTGGAGAGTCCTGTTCATTCTGTGACTGAAGGAGATAATCTGACTCTACGCTgtttatatcaaaatgtaacCTCATTAGATCTCAGAGCTGATTTCTATAAAGATGAATCACTCATCCAGAGTCAAACTACAGAGATGATCATCTCTACTGTCTCAAAGTCACACGAGGGTTTCTACTCCTGCAAACACCCAGAGAGAGGAGAGTCACCCAAGAGCTGGATCTCAGTCACAG CGTCTCATTCAGGATCTCAGATCTCTGTCCTCCACACATTCACTTCTGTTCTGACAGTTTCTCTATATCTGCTAGTGACAGTCGTGCTGATTTACAAATGCTGCAGGATGAGAG ATGAATCCATGACCTCCAGACTGAATCTCCAGACTGAATCCGAAGAACATGAAACAAAGAATAAGACAGTCGAGAG TCTGTGGCAGAATGAAACACCTGAACCCAGCTGTGTGTCCATGAAGAGTGACCAGTCAATGCCATGTCcaattaaattcagttttggAGACACATCTGTTGATCTGAG tgaAAAACCCAAAGGACCGGAATCACATACAACAAAGAACTTAGACTACATTTTCATG GAGCTTGAGCAGGAAATCATGTTTGAGATAAAGAGTGAGttaaaaagctttaagaaaataCTGAGTCCAGATTACCCAGATTGCTCTGAAAGAGACCAGTATGATGATGAGGATAGTAACAAAGTCAGAGAGGATGTTCTGAAGATAACACTGCTCAGCCTAAGAAAGATGAACCAAACAGACCTTGCTAACACACTACAGAACA AATTGATGCCTGTGTATCAAGAAAAACTCAGATCCAGACTACAGGATAAATATCAAAGACTCAATGAAGGAATTTCCAATCATGGAGACTCAACACGTCTGAATGAGATCTACACAGAGCTGTACATCACAGAGGGAGGCAGTGGAGAGGTCAATAATGAACACGAGGTGAGACAGATTGAGACAGTGTCCAGGAGACCAGAGACACAGGACACACCAATCAACTGTAATGACATATTTATACCCTCACCTGGACAAGACAAACCCATCAGAACTGTGCTGACAAAAGGAGTcgctggaattggaaaaacagtctctgtgcagaagttcattcttGACTGGGCTGAAGGAAAAGCCAACCAGGATGTTCATTTTATCTTTCCACTTCCTTTCAGGGAGCTGAACTTGATGCAGAAAAATTTCAGCCTCAAGCAACTTCTAAATCACCTTCACCCAGAAACCAAAGAATTTAAGTCAGCAGATTATGATTACTACAAATTCATGTTCATATTTGATGGTTTGGATGAGTGTCGACTTAGTCTAGATTTCCAAAACAATCAAAACTTGTCTGATGTAACAGAACCAGCTTCAGTGGATGTGTTGCTGACCAACCTCATCAAGGGCAATCTACTTCCTTCTGCTCTCCTCTGGATCACCTCTCGACCAGCAGCAGTCAATCAGATCCCTCCTGAGTGTGTCGACCAGGTCACAGAGGTGCGAGGATTCAATGACCCTCAGAAGGAAGAATATTTCAGGAAGAGAATAAATGATCGGAGTCTAGCTGATAGAGTCGTCACGCACATCCGATCATCAAGAAGTCTGttcatcatgtgtcacatcccagtcttctgctggatttCAGCCACTGTACTCGAGAGGATGATGGGTAAAGCAGAGAGTGCAGAGATTCCCAAAACTCTCACACAAATGTTTACACACTTCCTGATCTTCCAGACCAAACTGAAGACTCAGAAATATGATGGGAAATATGAAATTGATTCTGATAAGGCTAGACAGACGATTCTGTCTCTAGGAAAACTGGCTTCTGAACAGCTGGAAAAAGGAAACCTGATTTTCTATGAGGAGGACCTGAAAGAGAGTGACATTGATGTCAGAGAAGTGTCAGTGTACTCAGGAGTTTGTACccagatcttcagagaggagtTTGGACTGCAGTTGGGAAAGGTGTACAGCTTTGTTCATCTGAGTATTCAGGAGTTTCTTGCTGCTTTATTCAAGCTGCTGTCCTTTTCTGAACAAAACACAGGACTGTGGAATGAGTTTACAAGTTTACTGAAGATAGAAGTGGACAAGGCCTTACAGAGTGAGAACGGACACTGGGACCTTTTCCTCCGGTTCCTTCTAGGTCTGTCACTAGAGTCTAATCAGTCTCTCTTACAAGGTCTCCTGAAAAAGAGAGTAAGCAGCTCTGATATCAGTCAGGAAACAGCTGAATACATTAAACAGAAGATCAGGGAGAATCCCTCTCCAGAgaaatccatcaatctgttccactgtctgaatgaactgaatGATTGTTCACTAGAGCAGGAAGTCCAAACATACCTGAGCAGAACAGGTGACCTTTGTCTTTCTGGAGTCAAACTATCTGCGGCTCAGTGGTCAGCTCTGGTGTTTGTGCTGTTGAACTCAGAAGAAGAGCTGGATGAgtttaaactgaataaatattatcaGTCAGAAGAATGTCTTCTGAGGCTGCTGCCAGTGATCAAAGCATCTAGAAAGGCTGA TCTTTCCAGTTGTTTTATTACACAGCAAGGTTGGTCTGCTCtgacttcagctctgagatcgaacccctcacacctgacaGAACTAAATCTGAGCTGTAATTATCTAGGAGACTTAGGAGTAAAGATGCTCGCTGCTGTACTGGAGGATCCTCATTGTAAACTGGACAAACTACA GCTGTTGGACTGCAGTATTGGAGAGGAAGGCTGTGCTGCTCTGATTTCAGCTCTTAGATCAAACCCCTCATATATGAGAGAACTGGATCTGAGTGATAATAAACCAGGAGACTCAGTAGTGAAGCTGCTATCTGCCCTACTGGAGGATCCACACTGTAAACTGGAGAAACTATG GCTGTGTAACTGCAGTATTGGAGAGGAAGGCTGTGCTGCTCTGAtttcagctctgagttcaaactCCTCACACATAACAGAACTGGATCTTAGTCGTAATAATCCAGGAGACTCAGGAGTGAAGTTGCTTTCTGCTCTATTGGAGGATCCACACTGTAAACTAAAGAAACTATG GCTGAGTTACTGCAGTATTGGAGAAGAAGGCTGTGCTGCTCTGatttcagctctgagatcaaactcctcacacctgagagaacttGATCTGAGATGTAACAATCCAGGAAACTCAGGAGTGAAGCTGTGTTCTGGTCTAATGGAGGATCCACACTGTAAACTGAAGAAATTAAA TATTTGA